A region of the Sodalis ligni genome:
CACAGAAGATTTAGACAGCCATACACCCATGATGCAGCAGTACCTGCGCCTGAAGGCGCAGCATCCGGATATCCTGTTGTTCTATCGGATGGGGATTTCTACGAGATGTTTTTGACGACGCCAAACGGGCGTCGCAGCTGATGGATATTTCCCTGACCCGGCGGGGACAATCCGCCGGCGAGCCGATTCCCATGGCCGGCGTACCTTATCATGCGGTGGAGACCTATCTGGCCAAGCTGGTTCAGCTCGGCGAATCGGTGGCCATCTGCGAGCAAATCGGCGATCCTGCCCTTACCAAAGGCCCGGTGGAGCGCCGGGTGGTGCGGATCGTGACGCCGGGCACCTTGAGCGATGAAGCCCTGCTGAGCGAGCGCCAGGACAACCTGCTGGCGGCGGTATGGCATGACCAGCAAAGCTACGGTTATGCCACCCTGGATATCAGCTCCGGGCGTTTTCTGGTTTGCGAGCCGGCGGATAGCGAGGCCATGGCCGCCGAGCTGCAGCGCACCAACCCGGCGGAGCTGCTTTATCCGGAGACCTTTTCGGAAATGGGTTTGATTGAGCATCGGCGGGGATTGCGCCGGCGGCCGATTTGGGAATTCGAGCTGGAAACCGCCCGCCAGCAGCTCAATCTGCAGTTCGGCACCCGTGATTTGAACGGTTTCGGCATCGAGCGCGCCGTGCGGGCCCTGCGGGCAGCCGGCTGCCTGCTGCAGTACGCTAAGGATACCCAGCGTACCAGTCTGCCGCATATCCGCGCCGTCACCCTGGAGCGCCAGCAGGACGGTATCGTGATGGATGCCGCTACCCGCCGCAATCTGGAGTTGACCCAGAATCTCGGCGGCGGAACCGATAATACGCTGGCGGATATTCTGGATCATACCGTGACGCCTATGGGCAGCCGCATGCTGAAACGCTGGCTGCATATGCCCACCAGGGATATCGCCGTGTTGACCCATCGCCAGCAAACCATACAGGCCCTGCAGGAGTGTTATGCCGAGCTGCAGCCCCTGCTGCGGCAGGTGGGGGATTTGGAACGGGTGCTGGCGCGCCTGGCGCTCCGCTCCGCCCGTCCCCGCGATCTGGGACGCATGCGCCATGCTTTTCAGCAACTGCCGGAAATCCATGCCGTGCTCGCCGGGTATGACAACGAACATATCCGGCTGCTGCTAGGGCAAACCGGGCTGTTTACCGACCTGAAAGAACTGCTGGAACGGGCGGTGGTGGAAACTCCGCCGATACTGGTGCGGGACGGCGGCGTCATCGCGCCGGGCTATAATGCGGAACTGGATGAGTGGCGGGCGCTGGCGGACGGCGCCACGGATTATCTGGACCGGCTTGAGCTGCGGGAGCGGGAACGTACCGGCCTGGACACGCTGAAGGTGGGCTTCAACGCCGTGCACGGTTATTATATTCAGCTCAGCCGAGGCCAGAGCCGCCAGGCGCCGATCCATTATGTCCGCCGGCAAACGCTCAAAAACGCCGAGCGGTATATTATTCCGGAGCTGAAAGAGTACGAAGACAAGGTGCTGACGTCCAAAGGCAAAGCCCTGGCGCTGGAAAAGGCGCTTTACGATCAGCTGTTCGATATGCTGTTGCCCCATTTGGCGGCATTGCAGCAAAGCGCGGCGGCGCTGTCGGAGCTGGACGTGCTGAGCAATCTGGCGGAACGGGCGGAAGCCCTGGATTATGTCTGCCCGACCCTCACCAGCGTGCCCGGCGTCAAAATCACCGCCGGCCGCCATCCGGTGGTGGAGCAGGTGCTAAGCGAACCCTTTATCGCCAATCCGCTGGCGCTGTCGGCCCAGCGGCGAATGCTGATTATTACCGGTCCGAACATGGGCGGTAAAAGCACCTATATGCGGCAGAACGCGCTGATTGTGCTGATGGCCTATATCGGCAGCTTTGTGCCGGCCGCACAGGCGGTCATCGGTCCGGTGGATCGCATCTTCACCCGGGTGGGAGCGGCGGACGATTTAGCCTCGGGCCGTTCCACCTTTATGGTGGAGATGACCGAAACGGCGAATATTTTACATAACGCGACGCCGCAAAGCCTGGTGCTGATGGATGAAATCGGCCGGGGCACCTCTACCTATGACGGGCTCTCCCTGGCCTGGGCCTGCGCCGAGAGCCTCGCCGGCCGCATCAAGGCCATGACCCTGTTCGCCACCCATTATTTTGAGCTCACCCAGCTACCGGAAAAAATGGAAGGGGTGGTGAATGTGCATCTGGACGCGCTGGAACAGGGAGAGACCATTGCGTTTATGCATACCGTACAGGACGGCGCCGCCAGCAAGAGCTACGGCCTGTCGGTGGCGGCATTGGCGGGGGTGCCGCGGGAAGTGATTAAACGCGCCCGGCAAAAGCTGAAGGAGCTGGAAAACCTGTCTGTCCACGCCGCCACCGGTACAGTGGATGGTTCACAGCTCTCGTTGCTGCAGCCGGAGCCGGAAGAGATATCGCCGGTAGTGACGGCATTGACCGAACTGGATCCCGACGCGCTGTCTCCGCGCCAGGCCCTGGAGTGGCTCTACCGGCTGAAGGGAATGCTGTAATCATATTGCTGTGTTTTTGGCGGTGGCATGACTCCCGCCACCGCTTCCCGACGTCACAGGTTCAGCCTTAACATTCAAAAGCCCGCTCGGGGCGGGCTAAAATTAAACCTTCTGTTCTTTACCAAAAAATCCACACCCTGCCTGAGGATTTTTGGGGACATAGCTGCTTAACCCGGAATTTTGGCAGTATTCAATGAGTCCTTGTGAGGAATTGACGCCGATTTTACTATAGATCACACCCAATCTGTTCTCGACGGTTCTGGCTGAAAGACACAATCTGCCGGCAATCTCTTTAGATGTAAGTTTTTGAGTTGCATAAAAAATTACATCGAGTTCCTTTTCAGTAAAAATATTGTCTGGAGGAGTCAATGTGATAATGGATGGCTTTAGATTATTGAAAAAATCGCACACAGAAAGAAAGTTAAATTTTTTACCATAAAAAATACTGCCGATAACCTCTCCATCGGGATTGTATATAGGAAATTTTGGACAGTACCACGGCTCTAGTATGGAATCGCGACCAAAATAGGATGTCGTGATGATTTCCGCACCCTCTTTAGTGGACTCGGCCTTTCTATCATTGGACTGCCCCTAGGATCGTGGACACTTCTGGCCTATATTTTGAGCATAGGAGGATCCCATGGGAACACAGCGTTTCACCCCTGAGTTTAAAGAAGAAGCCGTCCGCCAAATTGTTGAACGCGGCTACTCTGTTACCGACGTTTCCGCCCGCCTGGGCGTATCCCCCCACAGCCTGTATAAATGGGTTAAAGCCATCAAGCCGGATAAAACCGAACAGCATGCCTCCGATTTACTGGAAGCCAAAAGCGAGATCCTCAAGCTGCGGGCGCAGTTACGTCGCACTGAAGAAGAGCGCGATATCTTAAAAAAAGCCGCGCGGTACTTTGCAAAGGACCCCGATTAAAGTATCGCTTCATCAACGATCATCGACATGAGTATCGCGTAAAAACGATGTGCCGGGTATTGGGTGTGGCACGGGCAGGATTTTACGAGTGGCTGCACCGGCCGCTCTCAGCCCGGGCGATAGACAACCAGCGTTTGCTCGGCCTCATCCGTGATTCTTATGCAGTCAGCGGTGGGGTCTATGGCGCCCGACGGGTATTTGGCGACATGCGTGAAATTGGCGAAACCTGCGGCCGGCATCGCGTGGCCCGGTTGATGAGCGCCAATAAAATCAAAGCGGTGCGTGGTTATAAAGCGCCGCGGCACATCGCTGGCAGACCCTCGGTGGTCGCGCCGAACCGACTGGAGAGGGCTTTTACCGTGACGGCACCTAACCAATTTTGGGTGACGGATATCACCTATATTCGCACCTGCCAGGGCTGGCTTTATCTGGCTGTGGTTCTGGATCTGTTTGCGCGCAATGTGGTGGGCTGGTCGATGAAACCCAGCCTGTCGCGCGAACTGGCGCTGGATGCGCTGCTGATGGCGCTCTGGCGGCGTAAACCCGCCGGGCGCGTCCTGGTGCATTCGGATCAGGGCAGTCAATACGGCAGCGACGACTGGCGGCGCTTCTGCCTAGCCAATAATCTGGAGCCCAGCATGAGCCGGCGTGGAAATTGCTGGGATAATGCTGTGGCGGAGTCGTTTTTTAGCAGCCTGAAAAAGGAGCGGATACGCAAGCGACTCTACAAGACTCGCGATTTGGCCCGCGCCGATATCTTCGATTATATTGAAGTATTCTACAACCGCACCCGCCGGCACAGCCATCTGGGCGGCGTCAGTCCCGAGGCCTTTGAACGGGCCTCATCGTGAGGACAGAATATGTCCACGGTTTTGGGGGCAGTCCACATGCGCCTTATATTCAGGGGCCTGTTCGGACCATTTGGTTGGAAATTCCTCATCAAGCCGACCCCCAAAGTCAAACCCAGCCGGGATATTAAAAAAATCCATGCACGATTCATTGATGTAAACAAAACGAGAATCATTAGTTTTTATTGCCCAGGGGATTGTCGAATGTTCCATCATCGAGATGATGGGAATTTTACTCAATGAATCAATCGTTAAACATCCATTCCCCGGTGTGTTTTGCTGCTCCATATAGGCCTCCTGCAGATTGTTAAACGACTCAAAGAAATTACTTTTCCATTGGGTAGAGCTAACAATACTCACATTGATGGCATTCAACAGAGTAGGACCTGCTCAAACTTTAGCGTCGTGTAAACAACGTATAAAAATTGTGCAGGAGACGGGAGGAGTCACGCTGACCAAACATGCCACCGTTGAAGGTTCCATGTGCGGCGGCACAATAAAAAACGGTGGGATTTACATCCCACCGTTTTTATGTGGCGCGCCGGGCAAATTCACGGATATTATTCGCGAAACAGCGCCTCGAGGTTCAACCCCTGCCCTTGCAGGATCTCACGCAGTCGACGCAGCCCTTCAACCTGGATTTGACGAACGCGCTCGCGGGTCAAACCGATTTCACGACCGACATCTTCAAGCGTAGCGGCTTCATAGCCTAACAAACCGAAACGTCTGGCCAGCACTTCGCGCTGTTTGGCATTCAGTTCGAATAACCATTTCACGATGCTTTGTTTCATGTCATCGTCTTGAGTGGTATCTTCCGGCCCGCTGTCTTTCTCGTCAGACAAGATATCCAGCAGCGCTTTTTCGGAATCCCCACCCAGCGGGGTATCAACTGATGTTATCCGCTCGTTAAGCCGCAGCATGCGACTGACATCATCAACGGGTTTATCAAGCTGCTCGGCGATTTCTTCCGCGCTTGGCTCGTGATCCAGTTTATGTGACAGTTCCCTGGCGGTACGCAGATAAACGTTCAGTTCTTTTACGATATGGATTGGTAAACGAATGGTACGGGTTTGATTCATGATCGCCCGTTCAATAGTCTGCCGAATCCACCAGGTTGCGTAAGTAGAAAAACGGAATCCCCTTTCAGGATCGAATTTCTCTACCGCACGAATCAGGCCGAGGTTGCCTTCCTCAATCAAATCCAGTAAGGCAAGTCCGCGATTACCGTAACGACGGGCAATCTTCACCACCAGCCGCAGGTTACTTTCAATCATCCGACGCCGTGAGGCAACATCACCCCGAAGTGCACGTCTGGCAAAATAAACTTCTTCCTCAGCGGTAAGCAGCGGCGAATATCCGATCTCACCCAAATAAAGCTGAGTAGCATCCAGCACTCGCTGGCTTGCTGCCTGAGAAAGCAGCTCTTCTTCCGCTAAATCATTATCAGCGGGCTCATCTACCAGCGCCTTCTCGTCAAATGTTTCAGCACCATTCTCATCGAATTCAGCATCTTCATGTAACTCGTTAAGCTTCAACGTGTTTTGGCTCATAAGTGGCTCCTACCCGTGATCCCAGGACAGAATACCGAAATATTCCGACCAATTTATCGCTGCGGAAGATAACGCAGCGGGTTTACGGATTTCCCCTTGTAACGAATTTCAAAATGCAATCTTACTGAGCTGGTTCCTGTACTACCCATGGTAGCGATAGACTGTCCCGCCTTCACTTCCTGTTGTTCCCGGACCAGCATCGTATCATTATGGGCGTAAGCACTCAGATAGTCATCATTATGTTTGATGATTATCAGATTACCATACCCTCGCAGCGCGTTGCCGGCATAAACAACCCGGCCATCTGCCGTAGCCTTCACAGGCTGTCCGCGTGAACCGGAAATATCGATGCCCTTGTTTCCGCCTTCTGCCGCGGAGAAGCTGTCGATAATTTTCCCGTCCGTCGGCCAGCGCCAGCCGGCTATCGCAGTGCTGCCAGACGAAACAGCGCCTGACGTCGTGCTTGGGGCGGTAACTGGCGCGGTTGTCGTGACGGTGGTGGTCACAACAGCACCAGATGTGGGTAACATTTTGCTGCCGTTTGAAGGCAACATTTTCCCTACATTCTGTTTACCTGAATCGTCAGAATACGCATTGTTTGCTTGGGAATCAATACCCGTGCTCACCATTTTCGTATTTGACGGCGGGTTTGGTACGACATTGGCGCCTGCGCTGACCGGCTGATTGTGGTTGCCTGCCAGCATGCCGCCGCCACCCGTTACGGCTCCGCTACCGGTTTGAGGTGATGTCGTTCCGTTACTTACTACAGCTGTGCTACCGGTAAGGGGTGCCGTTCCGTTACTTACCTGTAATGTTTGACCAACATTTAATCCATAAGGTTCCGGAATATTATTTCTTTTTGCCAAATCGCGGTAATCGTTACCGGTGATCCAGGCGATATAGAACAGCGTATCGCCCCGCTTTACCTGGTATGTGGAGCCGCCGGCATAGGAACCTTTGGGAATGGTATTGTAACTGCGGTTATAAACATAATTCCCTTGCTGGGGGGTGTTGATTCCACTGACGGGTGCGGCCCGATTTTGCTGAACCGGCATCGGCATCGACATTTGCGACGGGGGTGGCGGAGTCGTCATTTCGCCGTTATTATCGCCGCCCACGCTGCTGATGGGTGCTGAAGATTCATTACTGGCGCAACCGGCCAACCCGATACTGCCCGCCATTGCACAAACCGCAACGCGGCGCCAATAGCATTTTGGGCTTCCCATGCTCATCTCTCCCCTATGGCAGCAACGCCAATTATCATTCCAAACATGCTAGACACTAACGTTATACATCCAATTACCTCTCATGACCCCATGAATGAGAGTATTTTCAGCGCTTTCCGAAAACAAACATTCTGTTGTCAATGCTAGCAATATAAGGCGGAGGGTGCCATACACCAGTTGTATAGAAGTTTAAAAAAAGGCGATAGTGACAAAGGGGGGGACAGGTCCGCTCCGTTAGCATCGGGGAAGGTCAAGGTCTGATACATGAAATTCGCTAATCTATCGCCAGGGCGGCGTTACGCCAGTTCCCCTTTAATCAGCGGCACGAAACGAACCGCTTCCACGGTTTCCACCAGATATTCGCCGCCCTGGCGGCGAACGGTGGTCAGGTCCTGGGTATCTTCCCCACCGGCAACACCATAATGCCGCCCTCATCCAACTGCGCCATCAGGGCGGAAGGTATTTCCGGCGGCGCGGCGGTAACGATAATGGCGTCGAAGGGTCCGCGGGATGGCCAGCCCAGCCATCCGTCGCCGTGACGGGTGGAGACATTATGCAGATCCAGCTGTTTCAGGCGGCGCTTGGCCTGCCATTGCAGCTTTTTTATCCGCTCCACCGAGCAGACATGCTGCACCAGGTGGGCCAGAATCGCGGTCTGATAGCCTGAGCCGGTGCCGATTTCCAAGACCCTGGAGGTGGGCTGCAGGCGCAGCAGCTCGGTCATGCGGGCGACGATATAAGGCTGGGAGATGGTCTGGCCGGAGCCTATGGGCAAGGCCGTATTATCGTAAGCCTTGTGCTCGAAGGCTTCATCGATAAAGCGTTCCCGGGGGACAGTTTCTATCGCCTGCAGCAGCCGCTCATCCTGGATGCCTTGCTGCCTGAGTTGAGCTATCAGTGTCTGCGTGCGCCGGTTTACCATTTCCCGCTGACCTCCGCTTTAGCCAGCCATGACGTGAGTACCGATTGGGCGGAATAGGCGGTCAAATCCACCTGCAGCGGCGTGATGGAGACAAAGCCTTGCTCAATGGCGGCGAAATCGGTATCGGGCCCGTTATCAAAGGTTTCCCCCGGCGGCCCGATCCAGAACATTTCGTGCCCGCGTGGGTCCCGCTGCGCGATGGCCTGATTGGCGGGATGTCGGCTGCCGCAGCGGGTCACCTTGATGCCCTTCAGTGAAGACAACGGCAGATCCGGTACGTTGACGTTAAGGATTTTACCGGTGCGCAGCGGCTCCTGCGCCAACGCCCGGATCAGGCGGCAGGCCACCATGGCGGCGGTATCGTAATGTCGTTCGCCGTTGAGGGAGATAGCCAGCGCCGGGAACCCCAGATGCCGTCCCTCCATAGCCGCGGCAACGGTACCGGAATAGATGACGTCGTCCCCCAGATTCGCGCCGGCATTGATACCCGATACCACGATCTCCGGCACCGGCCGCATCAGGACGTTCACGCCGAGGTAAACACAATCCGTAGGCGTGCCGGACTGTACCGCGATATCGCCGTTGGCGTGCTTAACCGTTCTTAACGGCATATCCAGCGTCAACGAGTTGGACGACCCGCTCCGGTTGCGATCGGGCGCGACAATCTGCACGTCGGCAAATTCACGCAGGGCAACCGCCAGCGTTTGAATGCCGGGGGCATGGACTCCATCATCATTACTTAGCAATATGCGCATATCATGATTGGCTTTATTAATTATTAATAGTGAATAACGCGCCGTCCACCCATAGGACGCAAAAACCAGCCTGTTCCTCGAGGTTATCAATGAACGGCAGCAGGCTGGGAATAAAAGCAATAATGGCATGAAACGCCACGGTGGTGAAGCCTGGAGTTCAGGCCGTTACGTAAAATTCGCCGTTGCCGGGATCACCAGGCGCCCTCAAGCGGCGCGTCCAGCAATTCACGCACCACACTGGTGGCGAAACTTCCCGCGGGCAGCGCAAACGACAGCTGCAAGGTGGCGTCGTCATGCCAGCGCCACTGCATGTCCGCCGGATGGAGCAGCATGGCGCGGCGGGCCGGCTCTACCCGCTCGCGGACAAGCAACGCCAGCAGGTCGGGCTGGCGCTCCAGACAGGCTTGCTCAAACAGCAAGGCTTCACGCACCGTGCCCGGCTCGCCGTTTCCCGGCAAGGGCGCGGTGATGTTCAGCTCGCCTTGCCGCACGCGCCCATCCAGGGAGGGCAGTTCGTCGTCAGTGGCGACAAACCAGCTGCCCCGGCCTGCCAGCTGCAGCGCGTCGCCGCTCATAAGATGCCAGCGCCCCAAGCGGGACAGCCGTTCGCTCACCACGGCGTTGAACAGGGCGCTGCGGGCGGCGGAGAGATAAAAACTGCGTTTGGCGCGATCTTTGACGTGAATTTCCCCACGGGCCCAATGCAGCGCCTGGGCGATATTGTTGCCCTGATGGCCGAAACGCTGGCTGCCGAAGTAATTCGGCACGCCGTCCCTGCGGATAGCCGTTAACCGTTGCTCAACCGCCGGGAGATTGCTGACGTCGCGCAGCACCAGGGTGAAGCAGTTGCCCTTCAGGGTGCCGATGCGCAGTTTTCGGCGATGGCGGTGGGTTTGCAGGACAGTGCATCCCGCCAGATGGAAGGCGTTGAAATCCGGCGTTTCCTTGCCGGGCAAGTGCAGGCAGAACCATTGTTCGGTCACCGCATGGCGATCTTTCAAGCCGGCATAACTCACCGCCCGGTCGGGCAGGCCGGCGAATTTCGCCAGAGCCTGCGCCACGAAAGGGGTATTGCAATCCTGTTTGCGCACGCGCACCAGAACGTGTTCCCCTTCACCGTCCGGCTCGAAGCCCAGGTCTTCCTGCACCAGGAAATCCTCCGGGCGGGCCTTGATAAGGCCGCTAGCCGCCGGTTCGCCATGCAGGCGGTACAATATCTGGAAATCCATCATAGGGTTTTATGCAGCAAGACCACCGCCTCGCAGGCAATGCCCTCGCCCCGGCCGGTAAACCCCAATTGTTCGGTGGTGGTGGCCTTTACGCTGACCTCGTCCATATGACAGCCGAGATCTTCGGCGATATTGATGCGCATCTGCGGAATATGCGGCGCCATTTTCGGCGCCTGGACGATAAGGGTAATATCGATGTTGCCCAGACGGTAGCCTTTGGCCCGGATGCGTTGCCAGGCCTCCCGCAGCAGCACCCGACTGTCGGCGCCTTTAAACGCCGGATCGGTATCCGGAAACAGCTTGCCGATATCCCCCAGCGCCGCGGCGCCGAGCAGGGCATCAGTGGCGGCATGCAGCGCCACATCGCCATCGGAATGCGCCAACAGGCCCTGGCTGTAGGGTATGCGGACGCCGCCGATAACCAGCGGGCCGGGCCCGCCGAATTTATGCACATCAAAACCATGACCGATTCGCATTAACGGTTCTCCTTTTTATGCGGGCGCGTTAAAAATGCGCATTTTGCAAAGAGGGGGATAACAATCGGGAAAAATAGAATGCCGCCAACGCCAGATCTTCCGGGCGGGTAATTTTGATATTGTCCGAACGGCCGGGCACCAGCAGCGGCTGGTAACCGCAATGCTCCAGCGCCGACGCTTCATCGGTGATCACGGCGCCGTCGTTCAGCGCACGGGAAAGGCAGGACTTGAGCAGCGGCAGCGGGAATAATTGCGGCGTCAGTGCGTGCCAGAGATCCCGGCGCTCCACGGTATGATCGATGGTGGCGCCGCCGGGACCGGCGCGTTTCATGGTGTCCCTTACCGGCGTCGCCAGAATGCCGCCGACGACGGAGGACGCGGTAATCGCCAGCAAACGCGCCAGATCGTCCTGGTGCAGACAGGGGCGGGCGGCGTCGTGTACCAGCACCCAGTCAGCGCCATGGGCCTGGTCCAGGGCGGCCATCACCGAATCGGCCCGCTCCTTGCCGCCGATGACCCGGCTCACCCGCGGATTATCCGCCAGGGGCAGACGGGCGAAGCGCCGATCGTCCGCGCTCACCGCCACGATCACCTGGCGGATGCAAGGCTGGCGCAGCAGCGCCTCAACGGCATGCTCCAGCAAGGTTTTATCAGCGATGGTGAGATACTGCTTCGGACAGTCATTCTGCATGCGGCTGCCGATACCGGCGGCCGGCAAGATGGCGATAACATCGGGGAAAACTTCAGAGGCCATTATTGATTATCTTGTGAAATCGGGGCGGCCGGCTGGCGTTTGGATTGATCCGGCACCAGGCGATAAAAACTTTCCCCCGGCTTTATCATGCCGAGTTCATTGCGCGATCGTTCTTCAATGGCCTCTTGGCCATCGTTGAGATCGTCGATTTCAGCAAACAGCTGATCATTGCGCGCTTTAAGCTTGGCATTACTGCCCTGCTGGACCGAAACGTCGTCCTGAACCCGGACTAAATCATGAACACCGTTCTTTCCAAGCCACAAGGAATATTGCAGCCAGCCAAGCAGTACCAGTAATAGCAGCGTCACTTTCCCCATCCCCCCCCCTAATAGACTGCGCAATAATCCCATACCTGTTGACCGGACTCCCCCCCAGCCGATAAAATGACGTGCAAAACCGGCAAAAAGACGTTTTTCCGCCCTGATTGATGATGGCTATTTACCATTTGTTACCGGAACTCACCCAAAACGGCCATTACCAGCCGGTGAGCAAGGAGAAAACCAGCCAGAAAAGGCTGAATACCGACAGGCCGCTTAGCAGTATCATCAGCAAGACCCGTGCCGCCAGCAGGGTGCCGATAATAATACCGATCAGGACCGATAGGGGCAGCAACGCCAGGAAGAACGGCCACGTGTAGAGCAGGAAAAACAGGGCGTTGGCGCCATAAACCATAATCGGCACGGCGAAGGCCACCCAATAAAAGAGAAAACCCGCCATGGCGCCCCAGAAACCATAGGCCGGCTCCTCGGTTCCGCGTTCACCGCCACGGGCGCTGATAGGCTTCACCGTGACGGGTATGACGTGCTTGGACTGGGTAACATTCAGCATACATCTTAATCCCTGGGCTCTAA
Encoded here:
- the surE gene encoding 5'/3'-nucleotidase SurE, which encodes MRILLSNDDGVHAPGIQTLAVALREFADVQIVAPDRNRSGSSNSLTLDMPLRTVKHANGDIAVQSGTPTDCVYLGVNVLMRPVPEIVVSGINAGANLGDDVIYSGTVAAAMEGRHLGFPALAISLNGERHYDTAAMVACRLIRALAQEPLRTGKILNVNVPDLPLSSLKGIKVTRCGSRHPANQAIAQRDPRGHEMFWIGPPGETFDNGPDTDFAAIEQGFVSITPLQVDLTAYSAQSVLTSWLAKAEVSGKW
- a CDS encoding IS3 family transposase (programmed frameshift), with protein sequence MGTQRFTPEFKEEAVRQIVERGYSVTDVSARLGVSPHSLYKWVKAIKPDKTEQHASDLLEAKSEILKLRAQLRRTEEERDILKKGRAVLCKGPRLKYRFINDHRHEYRVKTMCRVLGVARAGFYEWLHRPLSARAIDNQRLLGLIRDSYAVSGGVYGARRVFGDMREIGETCGRHRVARLMSANKIKAVRGYKAPRHIAGRPSVVAPNRLERAFTVTAPNQFWVTDITYIRTCQGWLYLAVVLDLFARNVVGWSMKPSLSRELALDALLMALWRRKPAGRVLVHSDQGSQYGSDDWRRFCLANNLEPSMSRRGNCWDNAVAESFFSSLKKERIRKRLYKTRDLARADIFDYIEVFYNRTRRHSHLGGVSPEAFERASS
- the ftsB gene encoding cell division protein FtsB; the protein is MGKVTLLLLVLLGWLQYSLWLGKNGVHDLVRVQDDVSVQQGSNAKLKARNDQLFAEIDDLNDGQEAIEERSRNELGMIKPGESFYRLVPDQSKRQPAAPISQDNQ
- the nlpD gene encoding murein hydrolase activator NlpD, producing MGSPKCYWRRVAVCAMAGSIGLAGCASNESSAPISSVGGDNNGEMTTPPPPSQMSMPMPVQQNRAAPVSGINTPQQGNYVYNRSYNTIPKGSYAGGSTYQVKRGDTLFYIAWITGNDYRDLAKRNNIPEPYGLNVGQTLQVSNGTAPLTGSTAVVSNGTTSPQTGSGAVTGGGGMLAGNHNQPVSAGANVVPNPPSNTKMVSTGIDSQANNAYSDDSGKQNVGKMLPSNGSKMLPTSGAVVTTTVTTTAPVTAPSTTSGAVSSGSTAIAGWRWPTDGKIIDSFSAAEGGNKGIDISGSRGQPVKATADGRVVYAGNALRGYGNLIIIKHNDDYLSAYAHNDTMLVREQQEVKAGQSIATMGSTGTSSVRLHFEIRYKGKSVNPLRYLPQR
- the truD gene encoding tRNA pseudouridine(13) synthase TruD, whose translation is MDFQILYRLHGEPAASGLIKARPEDFLVQEDLGFEPDGEGEHVLVRVRKQDCNTPFVAQALAKFAGLPDRAVSYAGLKDRHAVTEQWFCLHLPGKETPDFNAFHLAGCTVLQTHRHRRKLRIGTLKGNCFTLVLRDVSNLPAVEQRLTAIRRDGVPNYFGSQRFGHQGNNIAQALHWARGEIHVKDRAKRSFYLSAARSALFNAVVSERLSRLGRWHLMSGDALQLAGRGSWFVATDDELPSLDGRVRQGELNITAPLPGNGEPGTVREALLFEQACLERQPDLLALLVRERVEPARRAMLLHPADMQWRWHDDATLQLSFALPAGSFATSVVRELLDAPLEGAW
- a CDS encoding DUF3561 family protein, whose translation is MLNVTQSKHVIPVTVKPISARGGERGTEEPAYGFWGAMAGFLFYWVAFAVPIMVYGANALFFLLYTWPFFLALLPLSVLIGIIIGTLLAARVLLMILLSGLSVFSLFWLVFSLLTGW
- the ispF gene encoding 2-C-methyl-D-erythritol 2,4-cyclodiphosphate synthase, with product MRIGHGFDVHKFGGPGPLVIGGVRIPYSQGLLAHSDGDVALHAATDALLGAAALGDIGKLFPDTDPAFKGADSRVLLREAWQRIRAKGYRLGNIDITLIVQAPKMAPHIPQMRINIAEDLGCHMDEVSVKATTTEQLGFTGRGEGIACEAVVLLHKTL
- the rpoS gene encoding RNA polymerase sigma factor RpoS, giving the protein MSQNTLKLNELHEDAEFDENGAETFDEKALVDEPADNDLAEEELLSQAASQRVLDATQLYLGEIGYSPLLTAEEEVYFARRALRGDVASRRRMIESNLRLVVKIARRYGNRGLALLDLIEEGNLGLIRAVEKFDPERGFRFSTYATWWIRQTIERAIMNQTRTIRLPIHIVKELNVYLRTARELSHKLDHEPSAEEIAEQLDKPVDDVSRMLRLNERITSVDTPLGGDSEKALLDILSDEKDSGPEDTTQDDDMKQSIVKWLFELNAKQREVLARRFGLLGYEAATLEDVGREIGLTRERVRQIQVEGLRRLREILQGQGLNLEALFRE
- the ispD gene encoding 2-C-methyl-D-erythritol 4-phosphate cytidylyltransferase, whose amino-acid sequence is MASEVFPDVIAILPAAGIGSRMQNDCPKQYLTIADKTLLEHAVEALLRQPCIRQVIVAVSADDRRFARLPLADNPRVSRVIGGKERADSVMAALDQAHGADWVLVHDAARPCLHQDDLARLLAITASSVVGGILATPVRDTMKRAGPGGATIDHTVERRDLWHALTPQLFPLPLLKSCLSRALNDGAVITDEASALEHCGYQPLLVPGRSDNIKITRPEDLALAAFYFSRLLSPSLQNAHF